TCGCAATCCTTCTAAAATATGAGCTCGAGCTTCAGCTTTTTGTTTTTCAAATTTCGCTCTACGCGTAATGACACTTTTTTGATGTTCTAAATAATCTTCTAAGATTTGTTTTAAGTTTAAAATCTTAGGCACACCATTTTCAATAGCTAACATGTTAAAGCCAAAAGAAGATTGCAAAGCAGTCATTTTGTATAAATTATTCAAAACAACCGAAGCACTTACATCTCGCCTAACATCAATAACAATTCGCATTCCTTCACGTGAAGACTCATCACGTAAATCAGTAATTCCTTCTATCCGTTTATCTCGGTGAAGTTCTGAAATTCGTTCGATTAGTTTAGCTTTATTTACCATATAAGGTAATTCTGTCACTAAAATTCTTTCTTTTCCATTAGACATTTCGCTAATTTCTACTTTACCACGAACTGTAATTGAGCCTTTACCTGTTTCATATGCTCGTCTTATTCCCGATTTTCCCATAACTAAACCGCCAGTAGGAAAGTCAGGTCCTGGCAATACTTCCATCAGTTCGTTTGTAGTGATTTCAGGATTTTCAATTAATCGGTCAATTGCAGCGACCACCTCACCCAAATTATGGGGAGGAATATTAGTCGCCATCCCTACAGCAATTCCAGTCGTTCCGTTAACTAATAAATTAGGAAAACGAGAAGGTAGTACTTCTGGCTCTGTTTCGGTATCGTCATAGTTACCGATAAAATCTACTGTATCTTTATTTAAATCGCGTAACATTTCCACGGATAGACGACTCATACGAGCTTCTGTATAACGCATCGCCGCTGCACCATCGCCGTCAATGGACCCGAAGTTTCCATGACCATCTACTAGCATGTAACGATAACTAAAAGATTGTGCCATTCTTACCATAGCCTCGTAAATGGCACTATCACCATGAGGATGATATTTCCCCATAACGTCACCGACAATACGAGCAGATTTTTTATGAGGCTTATCAGGGGTGACCCCTAATTCACTCATTCCATATAAAATACGTCGGTGAACTGGTTTTAATCCATCACGGACATCAGGCAAAGCTCTAGCTACAATGACACTCATGGCATAGTCGATAAAGGAGCCGCGCATTTCACTTGATAAATTAATATCATGAATATGATTTTCTTGGTCTCTCAAAACTTTTCCTCCTTTACGCTTTAAATATCAAGGTTTTGAACATATCGGGCATTATCTTCAATAAAAGCACGTCTAGGTTCTACGTGATCTCCCATCAACATTTCAAAAACTTGGTCTGCTTCAATCGCATCATCAATACTAACACGCAACATTAAACGGTTTTCCGGGTCCATCGTTGTTCGCCACAATTGGTGCTCATCCATTTCTCCAAGCCCTTTATAACGTTGAATAGAAGGTTTAGGACTTTGTGGAAGTGAGTCAAGCACCTCCTGTAACTCCTCTTCTGCATGATTTCCAGGTTGAATATAAGTAATGTTTTTCCCTTGCTTAACGCCATACAATGGAGGTTGAGCAATGTAAACATAACCAGCTTCAACAACCGGTCGCATATAACGATAGAATAAAGTCAGTAACAACGTTCGAATGTGCGCACCGTCCACATCAGCATCAGTCATGATCACTAATTTATGATAACGTGCTTTAGCTATGTCAAACTCTTCTCCAAAACCAGTACCCATAGCAGTAAATAAGGAACGAATTTCGTCGTTGGCTAAAATTTTATCCATACTTGCTTTTTCAACATTTAATATTTTTCCTCGTATAGGTAAAATAGCTTGAAATTCACGACTTCGTCCTTGTTTAGCTGAACCGCCAGCTGAATCACCTTCGACAATAAATAACTCGCTTTTTTCTGGGTCACGACTAGAGCAATCAGCTAATTTACCTGGTAGATTACTAATTTCTAGCGCTCCTTTACGACGAGTTACTTCACGAGCTCGTTTTGCCGCTTGTCTAGCTTTTGAAGCTAGCAACCCTTTTTCTACAATACGGCGACCTACGGTTGGATTTTCCATTAGGAACTTAGCAAAGTGTTCAGAAAATAGGCGATCTGTTACTGTCCGTACTTCAGAATTGCCTAATTTTGTTTTTGTTTGTCCTTCAAATTGTGGGTCTGGATGTTTAATGGAAACAACTGCAGTCAGGCCTTCTCGTACATCTTCTCCCGAAAGATTGTCCTCATTTTCTTTCATCAAATTTTGTTTCCGACCATAATCATTAATGACACGAGTTAGTGCTGTTTTAAAACCAGCTTCGTGCGTTCCACCTTCATAAGTGTGAATATTATTGGCAAAAGTCAACAAGTTCGTATGGAAACTATCAGTATATTGTATCGATACTTCTACGTTAATATCTTGTTGCTGACCTTCTAAGTAAATGGGTTCAGAAAACAAAACATCTTTATTAGCATTTAAATGTTCTACGTAACTTCTTATTCCGCCTTCATAATGATATTGTTTAACTACCGCTTCTTCAAAACGTCTATCCTCAAGCGAAATATATAGACCCCGATTCAAAAAGGCTAGCTCACGTACTCGAGTAGCCAGTTTATCAAAACTGAATTCAGTTGTTTCGTTGAAAATTTCTTCATCGGGTATAAAATGGACCTCTGTGCCATGGAATTCAGTTTCACCAATAACTTGTAATTCTTCTGCAATTTTTCCACGTTGGAATTTTTGATAGTAAATTTTTCCATCTTTAAACACTTTGACTTCTAATTCTTTCGATAAAGCGTTAACGACGGAAGAACCTACACCATGGAGTCCTCCAGAAACTTTATAACCACCGCCACCGAATTTACCGCCAGCATGAAGGATGGTAAATACAGTTTCTACAGCAGGTCTTCCTGTTTTATTTTGAATATCTACTGGAATGCCTCGCCCATTATCGGTCACAGTTATGCTATTATCTTTTTCAACAATTAACTGAATTTGTGTGGCAAAACCAGCAAGTGCCTCATCGATCGAATTATCTACAATTTCCCAAACCAAATGATGGAGACCTTCGGAACTGGTAGAACCTATATACATCCCAGGTCTTTTTCGTACAGCTTCTAATCCTTCTAAAACCTGTATTTGGCTGGCATCGTATTGTTTTGCTTGTTCACGCAAATTTTCGTTTTCTTCTGCCACTTATACATCTTCTCCTTCTAATTGTCCTTGATTAACATAAAAAATTTCCGGTTCTACGGACATTTTATCTTTTACTTGTTTTAACGTAGTTGTTGTCAAAAATGTTTGTATTTTGCCTTCGATCGTTTCTAATAGATGCAACTGTCTACTATCATCCAATTCACTCATTACATCATCTAGTAATAAAACTGGGTATTCTCCAGTTTCTTGTTTTATAAGATCAATTTCTGCTAATTTCACACTTAAAGCAGTCGTTCTTTGTTGACCTTGAGACCCGAATGTTTGTACATCTTTTTCATTTATAAAAAAAGACAAATCGTCTCGATGCGGTCCGACCATTGTTATTTGTCGTAAACGTTCTTTATCTTTTACTTTTGTTATTTCTTGAGCGTAAGCATTTCTAACTGTTTGCTCATCTGACCAATCTTCACAAGCAACACTTGAACGATACATAATCGTTAAATGCTCCTTAGATTGACTGATTTTTTGATGAAGTTGATTTGCCCAATATTCCAATCGTTTAACAAACTGTTGACGCGCAAATAATACCTTACTTCCGTGCTCGATTAGTTGTTCTGATAAAATATCTAAATACAATTCATCAGTTTGCTTATGCTCAGCCAATTGCTTAAGATAGAGATTTCGCTGCTTTAAAGTTTTTTGATACTGTGTTGACTCATAAAGATAAATCGGATCAATTTGGCCGATTTCCATATCTAAAAATTTTCGTCTTATTTGTGGGCTCCCTTTAACTAAAGAAAGATCTTCTGGCGCAAATAAAATAACATTTAACTGACCAATATAACTAGAAAGTTTCTTTTGTTCTATATGGTTAACCTTCGTTTTTCGTCCTTTTTTTGCTAGAAATAGTTCAAGGGGAAGCTTCGTATATTTTTTTTGTACATTTCCTTTAACAAACGCTTGTTCCTTTCCCCATTGAATCAGTTCTTGTTCGTTATTTGTACGAGGACTGCGTGTTAAAGCTAAGGTATAAATGCTTTCCAAAAGATTGGTTTTTCCCTGCGCATTTTCTCCTAAAAAAATAACAACATTTTTATGGAAATCTACTGATAATTCCTCATAATTACGAAAATTTTTAATATGTAGATTAGTCAGACGCATCTTTTTTATCCTTTTCTTTCATAAAAAAAGTACCTATTTCAGGTATTTCAATCATTGCGCCAGCATAGAGTTTTCGTCCTCTACGTGTTTCAATTTCACCATTTACAAAAACAGTATTTTCTTGTAAATACCATTTTGCTTGCCCACCACTTGATATAATATCAAGTTCTTTTAATAATTGAGCAAGTGTCATATATTCTGTTTCTAAAACAACGGCTTCTTTCATTTTATCCCTCTATTTTTTCGGCATATACTTATATTATACCCTTTTTAAGCAAATAAGACAAATAAATCCCTCTAATTTTCTTTCTCAGAAGTTTTAAGATATTTAGGCAATTTTTATCTAAAAATCGAGTAGGGCGAAATCAATCGCCCTCTCACGTCACCTGGACATACGGTTCCGTATCCGGCGACTCCATTATGAATATATGTTATGTCTATATTGGTAGTAATCTAAACAACTGACTAGGCCTGCTTGGCCTAGTTTTTGTTTAGTTATTGCCCTTCTTACACAGGTTTTGGTAGCTACCCACTGGTAGTGGTTTCCTGCGTACGATGTTAGTTTAGCTAAGCTCTTATTTACACCTAACTTTTGTAATCCCCATTGTCTCTTGGAGGGAACCTTCCACATCTTCCAGACGATGGTTCGCAATCGCGTTCTTAAATGGGCGTCGATCCGTTCCATCTTGGCTTTCATGGACGAGCTGGAAAAGTAATTTATCCATCCGCGGATGACTTCATTTAACTTTTCCAGCCTCTTTCTAAAGTTTATTGACCATTTTCTTTGAGTTAACATTTTGAGTTTTTTCTCGAATTTTCGGACAGAGTCCTCATGAGGTCGGCTCATCCAGCTTTTGGCTTTAGTGTCGTAATAGAAACTAAATCCTAAATATTTTAGCTGGCTGGGCCGCGTAACCTTTGATTTGGTTCCATTAACTTTTAGCCCTAACTTATTTTCAATCCAACGAATGACTGAATGCATCACTCGATTGGCACTTGTTCGGCTTTTAACCATGATGAGACAATCATCGGCGTATCTCACAAAGGCGAGCCCTCGGCTCTCAAGCTCTTTGTCCAGTTCATTTAGCATGATATTACTAAGAATGGGCGATAAATTCCCTCCTTGTGGGGCTCCTCGATCCGTTGGGTGGTATTCATCGGCGACCATGACACCTGCTTTGAGATATTTTCGAATAAGCGATTCTGTGTCTCCGTCTTGGATCATACGATGTACAAGACTCATCAGCCGGTCTTGAGGAACGTTATCAAAGAATTTTTCTAGATCTATATCAACGATCCATTGATAACCTTCATTGATCGTCTTCAATAATTGATTGACGGCCATTTCACAATTTCTGTTCGGACGAAATCCATAGCTAAATTCCGAAAAGTGGGATTCGCATATGGGTGTTATAACCTGAACAATGGCCTGCTGAATCACGCGGTCTATTGTTGTAGGTATACCGAGTTTTCGTTTCCCACCATCTGACTTTGGGATCCCAACTCTCTTTACAGGTTGGGGCTTGTAGTGTCGCTCTCTTATTTGTTGACAGATCGTTGCCCAGTTGTCTTGAATATAGGCATGAAGCTCGTCGAGCGTGACTTCGTCAACGCCGCTGGCTCCTTTATTTGCCCGGACTTTTTTATAAGCCTCATTCATATTTTGCCGGTCAAGGATACGTTCTAACATCTTCGACATAATGTGCGCGACTCCTTTCCGCTTTTAAGTATTCGTCTTAGATTGGCGTAGCTACCGACTCATTTACGTTTTGTCTACCACTACTATCAGACAGTACTTAAAACATACATTTTGTGTTGCACTATTCCATGGTTCAGTCCTTCGGAAACATGGTTTCCTACTATGACATCTGCTGACTTCTCACTATTCGTTGTTACTACTAAATCGTTAGTGAGACCTCACGGGATAAGTGTTATCTCTTTCCTCGTTTACCCATAAGGTTTACGCCACAAGATTACGGTTACCTTTTGGACTTTATCGCCTTTAGCCGACTTATCCGCTCGTAGCGCCTTCCTACCTTATTCCTGTTCGTTGGGCCACGATTTCGCTATTGCTTCCTCTCTCCCGTGCCTCACAGCACGAAACTTGCAAGTCGCTTTGGGATTCGTTGGTAACGACGCTCCACAGAGACTTTCACTCTAGACATAACACATGCCCGTCATACTAAAAAAAAGAGCTCAGAATTTAATCTGAGCCCTTCATAGGATGAAGTGTCCTTTTTATTTAATTGGTACGAACCGGTGTAATAAGTTGTAAAAATGCTCCTTGTCCTTCAGTCGGTTCTAAAGTAAATGGCCGTACAGCGGAAATAAAGCAAATCCGAATAGAAGTTTCGCCAAAAGCACGTAATGCATCTTTCATATAATCAGGGTTAAACGAAATTTCTAATGGTTCTCCTGAAACTTTTTCATATTTTAAATCTTCTTCTACTTTACCGACTTCTGGAGAATTTCCATGTAAAACAACACTATCATCAGAAATTTGTAAGCGCACAATATTATTACGGCTTTCATGGGAAAGTAAGGAAGCACGCTCAATAGCAGCTAAAAGGTCTGATACATTAAATTCGATTTCCGTATTGAAGGAATCTGGAATTAAACGATCTGTGTCTGGATATTTCCCTTCTAATAGACGAGAATAAAATTTCATTGTTTTTGTTTCAAATAGGACCTGATTTTCCATAATACTAATTTGTACTGTATCTTCTTCATCC
This region of Tetragenococcus osmophilus genomic DNA includes:
- the yaaA gene encoding S4 domain-containing protein YaaA; translation: MKEAVVLETEYMTLAQLLKELDIISSGGQAKWYLQENTVFVNGEIETRRGRKLYAGAMIEIPEIGTFFMKEKDKKDASD
- the ltrA gene encoding group II intron reverse transcriptase/maturase, with product MSKMLERILDRQNMNEAYKKVRANKGASGVDEVTLDELHAYIQDNWATICQQIRERHYKPQPVKRVGIPKSDGGKRKLGIPTTIDRVIQQAIVQVITPICESHFSEFSYGFRPNRNCEMAVNQLLKTINEGYQWIVDIDLEKFFDNVPQDRLMSLVHRMIQDGDTESLIRKYLKAGVMVADEYHPTDRGAPQGGNLSPILSNIMLNELDKELESRGLAFVRYADDCLIMVKSRTSANRVMHSVIRWIENKLGLKVNGTKSKVTRPSQLKYLGFSFYYDTKAKSWMSRPHEDSVRKFEKKLKMLTQRKWSINFRKRLEKLNEVIRGWINYFSSSSMKAKMERIDAHLRTRLRTIVWKMWKVPSKRQWGLQKLGVNKSLAKLTSYAGNHYQWVATKTCVRRAITKQKLGQAGLVSCLDYYQYRHNIYS
- the gyrB gene encoding DNA topoisomerase (ATP-hydrolyzing) subunit B, which codes for MAEENENLREQAKQYDASQIQVLEGLEAVRKRPGMYIGSTSSEGLHHLVWEIVDNSIDEALAGFATQIQLIVEKDNSITVTDNGRGIPVDIQNKTGRPAVETVFTILHAGGKFGGGGYKVSGGLHGVGSSVVNALSKELEVKVFKDGKIYYQKFQRGKIAEELQVIGETEFHGTEVHFIPDEEIFNETTEFSFDKLATRVRELAFLNRGLYISLEDRRFEEAVVKQYHYEGGIRSYVEHLNANKDVLFSEPIYLEGQQQDINVEVSIQYTDSFHTNLLTFANNIHTYEGGTHEAGFKTALTRVINDYGRKQNLMKENEDNLSGEDVREGLTAVVSIKHPDPQFEGQTKTKLGNSEVRTVTDRLFSEHFAKFLMENPTVGRRIVEKGLLASKARQAAKRAREVTRRKGALEISNLPGKLADCSSRDPEKSELFIVEGDSAGGSAKQGRSREFQAILPIRGKILNVEKASMDKILANDEIRSLFTAMGTGFGEEFDIAKARYHKLVIMTDADVDGAHIRTLLLTLFYRYMRPVVEAGYVYIAQPPLYGVKQGKNITYIQPGNHAEEELQEVLDSLPQSPKPSIQRYKGLGEMDEHQLWRTTMDPENRLMLRVSIDDAIEADQVFEMLMGDHVEPRRAFIEDNARYVQNLDI
- the recF gene encoding DNA replication/repair protein RecF (All proteins in this family for which functions are known are DNA-binding proteins that assist the filamentation of RecA onto DNA for the initiation of recombination or recombinational repair.) — protein: MRLTNLHIKNFRNYEELSVDFHKNVVIFLGENAQGKTNLLESIYTLALTRSPRTNNEQELIQWGKEQAFVKGNVQKKYTKLPLELFLAKKGRKTKVNHIEQKKLSSYIGQLNVILFAPEDLSLVKGSPQIRRKFLDMEIGQIDPIYLYESTQYQKTLKQRNLYLKQLAEHKQTDELYLDILSEQLIEHGSKVLFARQQFVKRLEYWANQLHQKISQSKEHLTIMYRSSVACEDWSDEQTVRNAYAQEITKVKDKERLRQITMVGPHRDDLSFFINEKDVQTFGSQGQQRTTALSVKLAEIDLIKQETGEYPVLLLDDVMSELDDSRQLHLLETIEGKIQTFLTTTTLKQVKDKMSVEPEIFYVNQGQLEGEDV